A genomic region of Podarcis raffonei isolate rPodRaf1 chromosome 13, rPodRaf1.pri, whole genome shotgun sequence contains the following coding sequences:
- the LOC128398724 gene encoding olfactory receptor 14A16-like, with product MDNQTSVSEFLLLEFSEVRELQMLHFFLFLGMFLATVTGNLLIIFAVAFDHHLHTPMYFFLVNLAMQDLGSVSVIIPKSMANSLMNTRHISYFGCVVQVLSFLFFVGCDVFLLTVMAYDRYVAICDPLQYEMVMNRRACTQMVAGVWVGGLLHAVLNTSGTFSILFCSNVVSQFFCEIPQLLKLACSDLYLIEIGILMFSFTVGVGCFIFIIVTYVHIFSAVLKIPSAQGRRKAFSTCLPHLIVFSTFLLTVCFAYLRPTSNTAPQMDLIFTIIYSMVPPMLNPVIYSMRNKDLKAALAKLVGLSLR from the coding sequence ATGGATAATCAGACATCAGTGTCTGAGTTTCTTCTCTTGGAATTCTCAGAAGTCCGGGAACTGCAGATGCTACACTTCTTTCTCTTCCTTGGAATGTTCTTAGCAACTGTGACAGGGAATCTTCTCATAATCTTCGCAGTAGCTTTTGACCACCACCTGCACACCCCAATGTACTTCTTTCTGGTGAATTTGGCAATGCAGGACCTTGGCTCTGTTTCAGTTATTATTCCCAAATCCATGGCCAATTCCCTCATGAACACAAGGCACATTTCATATTTTGGATGTGTTGTTCAAGTCCTTTCATTTCTCTTCTTTGTTGGATGTGATGTTTTCCTCCTTACAGTCATGGCATATGATCGGTACGTTGCCATTTGTGATCCCCTGCAATATGAAATGGTAATGAACAGGAGAGCTTGTACCCAAATGGTTGCTGGTGTGTGGGTTggcggccttctgcatgcagttttAAACACCAGTGGAACGTTTTCAATACTATTCTGCTCCAATGTTGTCAGTCAGTTCTTCTGTGAAATCCCACAGTTACTTAAGCTTGCGTGTTCTGACTTGTACCTAATTGAAATTGGAATTCTTATGTTTAGTTTTACAGTTGGGGTTGGCTGTTTCATTTTCATCATTGTTACTTATGTACACATCTTCAGTGCTGTTCTGAAAATCCCTTCAGCCCAGGGAAGAAGAAAGGCCTTCTCAACTTGTCTACCCCACCTCATTGTCTTCTCCACATTTTTACTTACAGTATGCTTTGCTTACCTCAGGCCCACCTCTAACACTGCTCCACAAATGGATTTGATATTTACTATAATATATTCCATGGTTCCTCCCATGCTGAATCCAGTAATTTACAGCATGAGAAATAAGGACCTCAAGGCTGCCCTGGCAAAACTTGTAGGTCTGAGCCTGAggtaa
- the LOC128398721 gene encoding olfactory receptor 14C36-like, whose translation MMNQSRVSGFLLHGFPDIREVQVIHISLFVIIYLVALIENLIIITVIFYSHQLHTPMYFFLANLSLQDIGSISVTVPKSIANSLMKTQTISYSGCVCQIFFLVFFMMSHYVFLGVMAYDRYVAICNPLHYETVMNKKACIQMATSAWIGGLFYTTMYTGTTFRVEFCSNVINQFFCEIPQLLKNSCSDSDNTAIWVVTFGVCLAFIYFALIAFSYIHIFRAVLKIPSKQGKQKVFSTCLPHLIVITLFLVSGTFVYLRPTSGSPSAFDLLVSMFYCMVPPLMNPIIYSIRNKDLKMAFWKLLVNIFPQFLDENHSPL comes from the coding sequence ATGATGAACCAGTCAAGAGTAAGTGGATTCCTTCTACATGGATTCCCTGATATTCGGGAGGTGCAGGTAATTCACATCAGCCTTTTTGTCATAATATATTTGGTGGCCCTCATAGAAAACCTTATCATCATCACTGTCATCTTCTACAGCCACCAGCTTCATACACCCATGTATTTCTTTCTCGCCAACCTGTCATTGCAAGACATTGGCTCCATATCGGTTACAGTTCCCAAGTCCATTGCAAATTCGTTGATGAAGACCCAAACGATCTCTTACTCTGGATGTGTCTGCCAaatattcttccttgttttcttcaTGATGTCCCATTACGTCTTCCTTGGTGTCATGGCATATGATCGCTATGTTGCCATCTGCAATCCACTGCATTATGAGACTGTCATGAACAAGAAAGCTTGCATTCAGATGGCAACCAGTGCATGGATTGGTGGACTTTTCTATACAACAATGTACACCGGAACAACATTCAGAGTTGAGTTCTGTTCTAATGTCATCAATCAGTTTTTCTGTGAAATCCCACAACTGCTGAAGAACTCTTGCTCTGACTCGGATAACACTGCGATTTGGGTTGTGACTTTTGGAGTTTGTTTAGCCTTCATCTACTTTGCTCTTATTGCTTTTTCTTACATTCACATCTTCAGAGCAGTCCTGAAAATCCCATCCAAACAAGGGAAGCAAAAGGTCTTCTCAACTTGTTTGCCTCACCTTATTGTTATCACCCTGTTTTTGGTAAGTGGCACCTTTGTCTATTTAAGACCAACATCTGGGTCCCCATCAGCATTTGACCTCTTGGTTTCTATGTTCTACTGCATGGTGCCACCACTAATGAATCCAATCATCTATAGCATAAGAAACAAGGATCTTAAAATGGCATTCTGGAAGTTGCTggtaaatattttcccccaattCTTAGACGAAAACCATTCTCCATTATAG
- the LOC128398725 gene encoding olfactory receptor 14A16-like has product MDNQSFISGFLLLEFSAVREQQILHFSLFLILYLAIVSGNLLIISAVVFDHHLHTPMYFFLMNLAIQDLGSVSAIIPKSMANSFQNTRYISYSGCVAQVFCFVSFVGSDFFLLTVMAYDRYVAICKPLQYEMVMNKAACTQMVAGVWITGLFYGTLHTGGTFAVQFCSNIVNQFYCEIPELLKVSCSDSYLAEVVILVISAVIELGCFFFIVATYVLIFTAVLRIPSIQGRQKAFSTCLPHLTVFSVFIFTGWFAYLRPPSDTPSGLDLALTVIYTFVPPMLNPVIYSMRNKDIQVALAKLSASLSSFCM; this is encoded by the coding sequence atggaTAATCAGTCTTTCATTTCTGGATTTCTCCTTCTTGAATTCTCAGCTGTCCGGGAGCAGCAGATTCTACACTTCTCTCTGTTCCTGATATTGTACCTAGCAATTGTCTCAGGGAATCTCCTCATCATCTCTGCAGTAGTCTTTGACCACCACCTGCACACCCCTATGTACTTCTTCCTAATGAATTTGGCCATCCAGGATCTTGGCTCAGTTTCTGCCATCATACCCAAATCAATGGCTAATTCTTTCCAGAATACTAGATACATTTCTTATTCTGGATGTGTGGCTcaagtgttctgttttgtttcctttgtggGATCCGATTTCTTTCTCCTCACAGTCATGGCATATGATCGCTATGTTGCCATTTGCAAACCACTACAATATGAAATGGTGATGAATAAGGCAGCCTGCACACAAATGGTTGCTGGTGTTTGGATCACTGGTCTTTTCTATGGCACATTGCACACTGGAGGGACCTTTGCAGTACAGTTTTGCTCCAATATTGTCAATCAATTCTACTGCGAAATCCCAGAGTTACTAAAGGTTTCCTGCTCTGACTCATATCTAGCTGAAGTTGTCATTCTTGTGATCAGTGCAGTTATAGAGTTAGGCTGTTTTTTCTTCATCGTTGCAACATATGTACTAATCTTCACTGCAGTGCTGAGAATCCCCTCCATCCAGGGGAGGCAAAAAGCCTTCTCCACCTGTCTTCCACACCTCACTGTATTTTCTGTATTTATATTCACTGGGTGGTTTGCCTACCTAAGACCACCTTCTGATACACCATCTGGTCTGGATTTGGCATTAACTGTGATATATACCTTTGTTCCACCCATGTTGAACCCAGTGATCTATAGCATGAGAAACAAAGATATCCAGGTTGCCCTAGCAAAGCTGTCAGCTTCACTGTCCTCTTTTTGCATGTAA
- the LOC128400261 gene encoding olfactory receptor 14J1-like has translation MDNQTSVSEFLLLEFSEVQELQMLHFFLFLGMFLATVTGNLLIILAVAFDHRLHTPMYFFLVNLAVQDLGSVSVIIPKSMANSLMNTRHISYFGCVFQVLLFFLFVGCDVYLLTVMAYDRYVAICDPLQYEMIMNRRACTQMVAGVWFGGLLNAALNTGGTFSMPFCSNVVNQFFCEIPQLLKLVCSDLYLIEIGIVMLSTTIGFGCFIFIIVTYVHIFSAVLKIPSAEGRRKAFSTCLPHLIVLSTFFLTAGFAYLRPTSNTATQLDLVFTILYSMVPPMLNPVIYSIRNKDLKAALAKLVGLR, from the coding sequence ATGGATAATCAAACATCAGTGTCTGAGTTTCTTCTCTTGGAATTCTCAGAAGTTCAGGAACTGCAGATGCTACACTTCTTTCTCTTCCTTGGAATGTTCTTAGCAACTGTGACAGGGAATCTTCTCATAATCTTGGCAGTAGCTTTCGACCACCGCCTGCACACCCCAATGTACTTCTTTCTGGTGAATTTGGCGGTGCAGGACCTTGGCTCTGTTTCAGTTATTATTCCCAAATCCATGGCCAATTCCCTCATGAACACAAGGCACATTTCATATTTTGGATGTGTTTTTCAGGTCCTCTTGTTCTTCCTCTTTGTTGGATGTGATGTTTACCTCCTTACAGTCATGGCATATGATCGGTACGTTGCCATTTGTGATCCCCTGCAATATGAAATGATAATGAACAGGAGAGCTTGCACCCAAATGGTTGCTGGTGTGTGGTTTGGTGGTCTTCTAAATGCAGCTTTAAACACCGGTGGAACGTTTTCAATGCCCTTCTGTTCCAATGTTGTCAATCAGTTCTTCTGTGAAATCCCACAGTTACTTAAGCTTGTGTGTTCTGACTTGTACCTAATTGAAATTGGAATTGTTATGCTTAGTACTACTATTGGGTTTGGCTGCTTCATTTTCATCATTGTTACTTATGTACACATCTTCAGTGCTGTTTTGAAAATCCCTTCAGCTGAGGGAAGAAGAAAGGCCTTCTCAACTTGTCTACCCCACCTCATTGTCTTATCCACATTTTTCCTTACAGCAGGCTTTGCTTACCTCAGACCCACCTCTAACACTGCCACACAACTGGATTTGGTGTTTACTATACTATATTCCATGGTTCCACCCATGCTGAATCCAGTAATTTACAGCATCAGAAATAAGGACCTCAAGGCTGCCCTGGCAAAACTTGTAGGTCTGAggtaa
- the LOC128398723 gene encoding olfactory receptor 14A16-like gives MMNHSRANGFLLHGFPDIREVQIFHFSLFVIIYLVALIENLIIITVIFYSHQLHTPMYFFLANLSLQDIGSISVTVPKSIANSLMKTQTISYSGCVCQIFFLAFFMMSHYVFLGVMAYDHYVAICNPLHYETVMNKKACIQMATSAWIGGLFYTTVYTGTTFRVEFCSNVINQFFCEIPQLLKNSCSDSDNTVIWVVTFGVCLAFIYFALIAFSYVQIFRAVLKIPSRHGKQKVFSTCLPHLIVITLFLVSGTFVYLRPAPRSPSAFDLLASMFYCMVPPVTNPIIYSIRNKELKMAFWKLLVNIFPQFLDKKHSPF, from the coding sequence ATGATGAACCACTCAAGAGCAAATGGATTCCTTCTACATGGATTCCCTGATATTCGGGAGGTGCAGATATTTCACTTCAGCCTTTTTGTCATAATATATCTGGTGGCCCTCATAGAAAACCTTATCATCATCACTGTCATCTTCTACAGCCACCAGCTTCATACACCCATGTACTTTTTTCTCGCCAACCTGTCATTGCAAGACATTGGCTCCATATCAGTTACAGTTCCCAAGTCCATTGCAAATTCGTTGATGAAGACCCAAACGATCTCTTACTCTGGATGTGTCTGCCAAATATTCTTCCTTGCTTTCTTCATGATGTCCCATTACGTCTTCCTTGGTGTCATGGCATATGATCACTATGTTGCCATCTGCAATCCACTGCATTATGAGACTGTCATGAACAAGAAAGCTTGCATTCAGATGGCAACCAGTGCATGGATTGGTGGACTTTTCTATACAACAGTGTACACCGGAACAACATTCAGAGTTGAGTTCTGTTCTAATGTCATCAATCAGTTTTTCTGTGAAATCCCACAACTGCTGAAGAACTCTTGCTCTGACTCGGATAACACTGTGATTTGGGTTGTGACTTTTGGAGTTTGTTTAGCCTTCATCTACTTTGCTCTTATTGCTTTTTCTTACGTTCAGATCTTCAGAGCAGTCCTGAAAATCCCATCCAGACACGGGAAGCAAAAAGTCTTCTCAACTTGTTTGCCTCATCTTATTGTTATCACCCTGTTTTTGGTAAGTGGTACCTTTGTCTATTTAAGACCAGCTCCCAGGTCTCCATCGGCATTTGACCTCTTGGCTTCTATGTTCTACTGCATGGTGCCACCAGTAACGAATCCAATCATCTATAGCATAAGAAACAAGGAGCTTAAAATGGCATTCTGGAAGTTGCTGGTAAATATATTCCCCCAATTCTTAGACAAAAAACATTCTCCATTTTAG